In one Alphaproteobacteria bacterium genomic region, the following are encoded:
- a CDS encoding ABC transporter substrate-binding protein: protein MMPRVLFALTLAALAGFAPPSADAMDYVGAPSLDADVAAGKLPPVEDRLPKEPLVVDLEARGQTAGRHGGNLVTLMHRSKDTRYMYVYGYARLVKYDLDFNLVPDILKDFEVSDGGRTFTLHLREGHRWSDGHPFTTEDFLYFWEDMAHNDDLFASGPPSHMKIMGHYPKVEALDETTIRYSFPVPNPDFLPGLAQARPNQIYAPKHYLSQFHPNYVPIEDLQRAAEEAGQRNWAAVHIKANRYYRMEDKELPTLQPWYVTNEAPADRFVFKRNPYYHKVDRNGLQLPYADEVIFNIAEEKLISGKSATGDVDFQGRYLRFDDVTLLKRNEKDHGYSTFLWRIAKGSHMALYPNLTAKDPVFRKLIRDVRFRRALSLAINRREINRVIYFGLALEGQNTMLPKSPLYREEYRTSYAQFDLKTANALLDEMGLKRRWDGARIGPDGEPVEIIVETGGSTEQADILELVADSWWELGIKLYIKPLGKETLRRRIFSGQTQMTIESGFENGLATPDMAPHDLAPVTQVQYQWSEWGEYYETNKTGGAAPDMEMGINLMNLRRDWYLAETRDERAEIWHEMLQMHADQLPTIGLIAGVLQPIVVANGLRNLPEEGLWNWDPGAHFGLYGLDYVYWDKDAVTAQADQ, encoded by the coding sequence ATGATGCCGCGAGTACTCTTCGCGCTGACCCTCGCCGCCCTTGCGGGATTTGCGCCCCCGTCCGCCGATGCGATGGACTATGTCGGCGCGCCGTCCCTGGATGCGGACGTCGCGGCGGGCAAGCTGCCGCCGGTCGAGGACCGCCTGCCGAAGGAACCGCTGGTCGTCGATCTGGAAGCACGGGGACAGACGGCGGGCCGGCATGGCGGCAATCTTGTCACACTGATGCACCGGTCCAAAGACACCCGCTACATGTATGTCTATGGCTATGCGCGGCTGGTGAAATACGATCTGGATTTCAATCTGGTTCCGGACATCCTCAAGGACTTTGAGGTATCCGACGGCGGCCGGACCTTCACGCTGCATCTGCGCGAGGGGCATCGCTGGTCCGACGGACACCCGTTCACCACGGAAGACTTCCTCTATTTCTGGGAGGACATGGCCCATAACGATGACCTTTTCGCGTCCGGCCCGCCATCGCACATGAAGATCATGGGGCATTATCCGAAGGTGGAAGCCCTGGACGAGACCACCATCCGCTATTCCTTCCCGGTACCGAATCCGGATTTCCTGCCCGGATTGGCCCAAGCACGGCCGAACCAGATCTACGCGCCGAAACACTATCTGAGCCAGTTTCACCCGAATTACGTCCCGATCGAGGACCTGCAGCGGGCGGCTGAGGAAGCGGGGCAACGGAACTGGGCGGCGGTCCATATCAAGGCGAACCGCTATTACCGGATGGAGGACAAGGAGCTGCCGACGCTGCAGCCCTGGTATGTCACCAATGAAGCCCCTGCCGACCGGTTCGTCTTCAAGCGCAACCCGTATTATCACAAGGTCGACCGAAACGGCCTTCAACTGCCCTATGCCGACGAGGTCATCTTCAACATTGCCGAGGAGAAGCTGATCTCCGGCAAATCCGCGACGGGGGATGTCGACTTTCAGGGGCGCTATCTGCGCTTCGACGATGTCACGCTGCTGAAGCGGAACGAAAAGGATCACGGATATTCGACCTTTCTCTGGCGCATCGCCAAAGGGTCGCATATGGCGCTCTATCCCAATCTGACCGCCAAGGACCCGGTCTTCCGGAAGCTGATCCGCGATGTCCGGTTCCGCCGCGCCCTGTCACTGGCCATCAACCGGCGCGAAATCAACCGGGTGATCTATTTCGGCCTGGCCCTGGAAGGCCAGAATACGATGCTCCCAAAGAGCCCGCTCTACCGCGAGGAATACCGCACGTCCTACGCCCAGTTCGACCTCAAGACCGCCAATGCCCTGCTGGACGAAATGGGCCTGAAGCGGCGCTGGGACGGCGCCCGGATCGGACCGGACGGGGAACCGGTCGAGATCATCGTGGAGACGGGCGGATCGACGGAGCAGGCGGACATCCTGGAACTGGTCGCCGACAGCTGGTGGGAACTGGGAATCAAGCTCTACATCAAGCCGCTGGGCAAGGAGACCCTGCGTCGGCGCATCTTCTCCGGCCAGACGCAGATGACGATCGAGTCCGGATTCGAGAACGGGCTGGCGACACCGGACATGGCGCCGCATGACCTCGCCCCCGTCACACAGGTCCAGTATCAGTGGTCGGAATGGGGCGAGTATTACGAGACCAACAAGACCGGCGGCGCGGCGCCGGATATGGAAATGGGCATCAATCTGATGAACCTTCGGCGCGACTGGTATCTGGCCGAGACCCGCGACGAGAGAGCGGAGATCTGGCACGAAATGCTGCAGATGCATGCCGACCAGTTGCCCACCATCGGCCTGATCGCCGGGGTGCTGCAGCCCATCGTGGTCGCCAACGGTCTGCGCAACCTGCCGGAAGAGGGGCTGTGGAACTGGGACCCCGGGGCCCATTTCGGGCTCTATGGTCTGGATTACGTGTATTGGGACAAGGACGCCGTGACCGCCCAGGCGGACCAGTAA
- a CDS encoding histidine phosphatase family protein yields MTALVAFIRHGPTGWNGEKRLQGRSDQPLSEAGRAAVATWRLPPDIAEFEPHCSPLRRTVETARILMDREVEREPALIEMSYGDWEGRRLPDLRAELGSTMQENEDRGLDFTPPGGESPRMVLDRVAPLLIRWGLEGRNRIAITHKGVIRAVYAAAAQWNMTGRAPDKLRWDAAHIFRIEPDSAIRIHHLNLPLQPDPRTP; encoded by the coding sequence ATGACCGCGCTGGTGGCCTTCATCCGTCACGGGCCGACGGGCTGGAACGGCGAGAAGCGGCTGCAGGGTCGCAGCGACCAGCCGTTGAGCGAGGCCGGGCGTGCAGCGGTCGCGACATGGCGACTGCCGCCCGACATCGCGGAGTTCGAGCCCCATTGCAGCCCGCTGCGCCGAACAGTGGAAACCGCCCGCATTCTGATGGACCGGGAGGTCGAGCGGGAACCCGCACTGATCGAAATGAGCTATGGTGACTGGGAAGGCCGCCGGCTGCCGGACCTTCGTGCCGAGTTGGGGTCGACGATGCAGGAGAACGAGGATCGCGGGCTGGATTTCACGCCGCCAGGGGGCGAGAGCCCGCGCATGGTACTGGACCGGGTAGCGCCCCTGCTCATCCGCTGGGGTCTGGAAGGACGCAACCGGATCGCCATCACCCACAAGGGGGTCATCCGCGCGGTCTATGCCGCGGCGGCGCAATGGAATATGACGGGTCGGGCCCCGGACAAGCTGCGCTGGGATGCTGCCCATATCTTCCGGATCGAGCCGGATTCCGCGATCCGAATCCACCACCTGAACCTTCCCCTGCAGCCTGATCCCCGGACCCCCTGA
- a CDS encoding ABC transporter permease, whose product MSDTPMSDSARKPLDHYVNEAPFDPHSATRLTPDQEKFYLSSQWRLMWLKFRRHKLAVWSGIYLLLVYFSILISEMLAPYSFTHRHTDYIYAPPQEVRLFHEGDFVGPFVYPYDVRLDLEELRWVYTENTAEPKPLRFFCTQNDYDGATYEYWDAVEMSFHFVCPAEGSHFFLLGTDRLGRDIQSRIIQGARISLTVGLIGVTISFLLGVTLGGIAGYFGGFADWCVQRAIEVIRSFPSLPLWMALSAAMPVNWSPILVFLGITVILGLLDWPGLARAVRSKLLSLREEDFAVAAQLMGAKPSRIIGKHLLPSFTSHLIASVTLAVPSMILGETALSFLGLGLKPPITSWGVLLNEAQNFNAVALYPWLLWPAVPVIMVVLAFQFLGDGLRDAADPYK is encoded by the coding sequence ATGAGCGATACGCCGATGTCCGATTCCGCCCGAAAGCCCCTGGATCACTACGTCAACGAGGCGCCGTTCGATCCGCATTCCGCGACACGCCTGACCCCGGATCAGGAGAAGTTCTATCTGTCGTCCCAATGGCGGCTGATGTGGCTGAAGTTCCGGCGCCATAAGCTGGCGGTATGGAGCGGCATCTATCTGCTGCTGGTCTATTTTTCGATCCTGATTTCCGAGATGCTGGCGCCCTACAGTTTCACCCATCGCCATACCGATTACATCTATGCGCCGCCGCAGGAAGTCCGCCTGTTCCATGAGGGCGATTTTGTCGGACCCTTCGTCTATCCCTATGACGTGCGTCTGGATCTCGAGGAGTTGCGCTGGGTCTATACCGAAAACACGGCGGAACCGAAGCCGCTGCGCTTCTTCTGCACGCAGAACGACTATGATGGCGCGACCTATGAATACTGGGACGCCGTCGAGATGAGCTTTCACTTCGTCTGCCCGGCGGAAGGGTCGCATTTCTTCCTGCTGGGGACAGACAGGCTGGGCCGGGACATCCAGTCGCGCATCATCCAGGGCGCACGAATCTCACTGACGGTCGGGCTGATCGGGGTGACGATCAGCTTCCTGCTGGGCGTCACGCTGGGCGGGATCGCCGGCTATTTCGGCGGGTTTGCCGATTGGTGCGTGCAGCGCGCGATCGAGGTCATCCGGTCCTTCCCGTCCCTGCCGCTGTGGATGGCGCTTTCCGCCGCCATGCCCGTGAACTGGTCCCCCATCCTGGTCTTTCTCGGGATCACGGTAATCCTGGGCCTGCTGGACTGGCCCGGCCTGGCCCGTGCGGTGCGGTCCAAGCTGCTGTCCCTGCGGGAAGAGGATTTCGCGGTCGCCGCCCAGTTGATGGGCGCGAAGCCGAGCCGGATCATCGGCAAGCATCTGCTGCCCAGTTTCACCAGCCACCTGATCGCCTCGGTGACGCTGGCCGTGCCCAGCATGATCCTGGGCGAAACGGCGCTGAGTTTCCTGGGGCTCGGCCTCAAGCCGCCGATCACGAGCTGGGGCGTGTTGCTGAATGAGGCGCAGAACTTCAACGCCGTGGCGCTGTACCCCTGGCTGCTCTGGCCGGCCGTGCCGGTGATCATGGTGGTACTGGCCTTCCAGTTCCTGGGCGACGGCCTGCGCGATGCTGCAGATCCCTACAAGTAG
- a CDS encoding glycosyltransferase — protein sequence MATRSAPKLLFHVQHMLGIGHRVRAERIACACAEAGFEVTLLEGGVAGQVPDGEADRLTRIQLPPARAADAAFSAVIDADTDRPIDDAWRDRRAAASLNALRATRPDILLVEGFPFARRAFRFELLPLIAEAHRMGAKAAVSIRDILVARPDRLKTAQIAETARENFDRVLIHGDPTFAQLADSFTAAPSLADRLIYTGIVSPPLVAAGKDGHGEVIVSAGGGATGGALIRAALAAKPRTGLADRTWRILIGPNLPPEDRVVLENPPPGIVAEPSRPDFPNLLAVAALSISQAGYNTVADLAVTGCPAVLIPFAGPTRQETEQPTRARLLERAGRAVAVAEAELTPESLADAVDRAAALPRRTDAPYRTDGARRSAQILLDLVPEGTRT from the coding sequence ATGGCCACCCGATCCGCCCCGAAACTGTTGTTCCATGTTCAGCACATGCTGGGCATCGGGCATCGCGTCCGGGCCGAACGTATCGCCTGCGCCTGCGCGGAGGCGGGGTTCGAGGTCACGTTGCTCGAAGGCGGGGTGGCGGGACAGGTCCCGGATGGCGAGGCGGATCGCCTGACGCGCATTCAACTTCCGCCGGCCCGGGCGGCGGATGCCGCATTCTCCGCCGTGATCGACGCCGATACGGACAGGCCGATCGATGATGCGTGGCGGGATCGGCGCGCCGCCGCGAGCCTGAACGCCCTTCGTGCAACGCGGCCGGACATTCTGCTGGTCGAGGGTTTCCCCTTCGCCCGCCGCGCCTTCCGGTTCGAACTGCTGCCGCTGATCGCGGAAGCCCATCGCATGGGGGCAAAGGCCGCCGTGTCGATCCGGGACATTCTGGTCGCCAGACCGGACCGCCTGAAGACCGCCCAGATTGCCGAAACCGCCCGCGAAAACTTCGATCGGGTTCTGATCCATGGCGACCCGACCTTCGCGCAACTGGCCGACAGCTTTACCGCCGCGCCCAGCCTGGCAGACCGCCTGATCTACACCGGAATCGTCTCTCCGCCGCTGGTCGCCGCCGGGAAGGATGGGCATGGCGAGGTCATCGTCTCGGCCGGCGGCGGCGCGACCGGCGGAGCGCTGATCCGCGCGGCCCTGGCCGCCAAACCCCGAACCGGGCTCGCCGACAGAACCTGGCGCATCCTGATCGGACCCAATCTGCCGCCGGAAGACCGGGTGGTTCTGGAAAACCCGCCACCGGGCATCGTCGCGGAACCGTCCCGGCCGGATTTTCCCAATCTGCTCGCCGTCGCCGCCCTCTCGATCAGCCAGGCTGGGTATAATACGGTGGCCGACCTGGCCGTGACGGGGTGCCCGGCGGTCCTGATTCCCTTCGCGGGTCCGACACGGCAGGAAACCGAACAACCGACCCGGGCCCGCCTGCTGGAGCGGGCCGGCCGCGCCGTCGCGGTTGCGGAGGCAGAGCTGACCCCCGAAAGTCTGGCCGATGCGGTGGACCGGGCGGCGGCCCTGCCGCGGCGCACGGATGCGCCGTACCGCACCGACGGTGCCAGACGCTCGGCCCAGATCCTGCTGGACCTCGTTCCGGAAGGCACACGAACATGA
- a CDS encoding ABC transporter permease produces MLDYIVRRLLVMIPTLLVISILVFVIIQLPPGDYLTTLIQEYQDRGEQIGEEVLAFYRENYGFGEPMWKQYLLWMKGILLEGNLGYSFEYELPVSEVVGDRMFLTILVSFVTIIFVYVVAFPIGVYSAVNQYSPGDYALTFIGFIGLATPNFLLALILMYLANEWTGASIGGLVDDDLRDAPMSWEKFVSVLQHLWVPVIVIGTSGTAGMIRRLRANLLDELHKQYVVTARAKGVPPKKALFKYPLRMALNPFIADIGNLLPEIISGSAIVSIVLSLETTGPMLLRALETQDMYLAGSFLMVLALLTVLGNLLSDLALAALDPRIRLGAEATK; encoded by the coding sequence ATGTTGGATTACATCGTCCGCCGCCTTCTGGTCATGATCCCGACCCTGCTGGTCATCAGCATCCTGGTCTTCGTGATCATCCAGCTGCCACCCGGCGATTATCTGACCACGCTCATTCAGGAATATCAGGACCGCGGCGAGCAGATCGGCGAGGAGGTCCTGGCCTTCTACCGTGAGAATTACGGCTTCGGCGAACCGATGTGGAAGCAGTATCTGCTGTGGATGAAGGGCATCCTGCTGGAAGGCAATCTGGGCTATTCCTTCGAATATGAACTGCCCGTGTCCGAAGTTGTCGGCGACCGCATGTTCCTGACCATCCTGGTCAGCTTCGTGACCATCATCTTCGTCTATGTCGTCGCCTTCCCCATCGGCGTCTATTCCGCGGTCAACCAGTACTCACCGGGCGATTATGCCCTGACCTTCATCGGTTTCATCGGTCTGGCCACGCCGAACTTCCTGCTGGCGCTGATCCTGATGTATCTGGCCAATGAATGGACCGGCGCGTCGATCGGCGGTCTGGTGGATGACGATCTGCGCGACGCGCCGATGAGCTGGGAGAAATTCGTCAGCGTCCTGCAGCACCTTTGGGTTCCGGTCATCGTCATCGGCACGTCGGGCACGGCGGGCATGATCCGCCGGCTGCGCGCCAACCTGCTGGACGAGCTGCACAAGCAGTATGTCGTCACCGCCCGGGCCAAGGGCGTGCCGCCGAAAAAGGCGCTGTTCAAATACCCGTTGCGCATGGCGCTGAACCCGTTCATCGCCGATATCGGCAATCTGCTGCCCGAGATCATCTCCGGATCCGCCATCGTCTCGATCGTCCTCAGCCTGGAGACCACCGGGCCGATGCTGCTGCGGGCGCTCGAGACCCAGGACATGTATCTGGCCGGGTCCTTCCTGATGGTGCTGGCGCTGCTGACCGTACTGGGCAACCTGCTGTCCGATCTGGCGCTCGCGGCGCTCGACCCCCGGATACGACTGGGTGCGGAGGCGACGAAATGA
- a CDS encoding ABC transporter ATP-binding protein, whose protein sequence is MAGDLLKVEDLRIGFRLLEGSVEAVKGVSFRVPPGGTVALVGESGSGKSVVSQAIMGILPKISQITGGSILFDDPRKPGGPIDIAKLDRDGAEMRAIRGGRISIIFQEPMTALSPLHTVGNQIGEAVELHRDCSMAEVQDLSRDMLRMVGFPDPDRAMKTYPFELSGGLRQRAMIAMALVCHPALLIADEPTTALDVTIQAQILKLMRDLQKELGMAVLMITHDLGVVANMAEEIVVMYHGEVMEHGTLDHIFRDPRHPYLKALLHAVPRFDMKPGERLIPIREIEANADTLREDRPARKVADPNKPILTVRDVTKTFTIRKGGLIGTSTPIRAVDGVSFDVKRGECLGLVGESGCGKTTLSKILMRALTPDSGDVTYYDGQTETDLLDLTGGALFDFRRTMQFIFQDPFSSLNPRMTVLDILTEPLSIHGVGTIEERRQKAATLMELVGLDMRHLKRYPHSFSGGQRQRIGIARALALNPEIIICDEPVSALDVSIQAQILNLLKDLQRDLGLTYIFISHNLAVVDYIADRIAVMCRGRLVEMAPREVLFKNPMHPYTQGLLRAVPDPNPDRQLDFARLMDEKASNPALWPMPFTDDGSVDAVFHDLGDGHIVRAREDASFGRSAA, encoded by the coding sequence ATGGCCGGGGATCTGCTGAAGGTCGAAGACCTACGGATCGGCTTCCGTCTTCTGGAGGGGTCGGTCGAGGCCGTGAAAGGCGTGTCCTTCCGTGTACCGCCGGGCGGAACGGTCGCGCTGGTCGGCGAATCCGGCTCCGGCAAATCGGTGGTCAGCCAGGCCATCATGGGCATCCTGCCGAAAATCTCCCAGATCACCGGCGGGTCGATCCTGTTCGACGACCCCAGAAAACCGGGCGGACCGATCGACATCGCCAAGCTGGATCGTGACGGTGCGGAGATGCGGGCAATCCGCGGCGGTCGAATATCGATCATCTTTCAGGAGCCGATGACGGCCCTGTCGCCGCTGCATACCGTCGGCAACCAGATCGGCGAGGCGGTGGAACTCCACCGCGATTGCAGCATGGCGGAAGTCCAGGACCTGAGCCGCGACATGCTGCGCATGGTCGGCTTCCCGGACCCCGACCGGGCCATGAAGACCTATCCGTTCGAACTGTCCGGCGGACTGCGTCAGCGCGCGATGATCGCGATGGCCCTGGTCTGCCACCCGGCGCTGCTGATCGCCGACGAGCCGACGACGGCCCTGGATGTGACGATCCAGGCCCAGATCCTGAAGCTGATGCGCGACCTGCAGAAGGAACTGGGCATGGCCGTCCTGATGATCACCCATGACCTTGGCGTGGTCGCGAACATGGCGGAGGAAATCGTCGTCATGTATCACGGCGAGGTCATGGAGCACGGGACCCTGGACCATATTTTCCGTGACCCGCGCCACCCCTATCTCAAGGCGCTGCTGCACGCCGTGCCGCGCTTCGACATGAAGCCCGGCGAGCGCTTGATTCCGATCCGCGAGATCGAGGCCAATGCCGACACCCTGCGCGAAGACCGGCCGGCCCGAAAGGTCGCCGATCCGAACAAGCCGATCCTCACCGTCCGCGACGTCACCAAGACATTCACGATCCGCAAGGGCGGCCTGATCGGCACCTCCACGCCGATCCGCGCCGTAGACGGCGTCTCCTTCGACGTGAAGCGCGGCGAATGCCTGGGCCTGGTCGGCGAAAGCGGTTGCGGTAAGACGACCCTGTCGAAAATTCTGATGCGCGCGCTGACGCCTGATAGCGGCGACGTCACCTATTACGACGGACAGACGGAGACCGACCTGCTGGACCTGACCGGCGGGGCCCTGTTCGATTTCCGACGAACGATGCAGTTCATTTTCCAGGACCCGTTCTCGTCGCTGAACCCGCGCATGACGGTGCTGGACATCCTGACCGAGCCGCTGTCCATCCACGGGGTCGGCACGATCGAAGAGCGGCGTCAGAAAGCCGCCACCTTGATGGAACTGGTCGGCCTGGATATGCGCCACCTGAAGCGCTATCCGCACAGCTTCTCCGGCGGCCAGCGGCAGCGTATCGGGATCGCGCGGGCACTGGCGCTGAACCCGGAAATCATCATCTGCGATGAGCCTGTTTCGGCCCTGGACGTATCGATCCAGGCCCAGATCTTGAATCTGTTGAAGGATCTGCAACGTGATCTGGGGCTGACCTATATCTTCATCAGCCACAACCTGGCGGTCGTCGACTATATCGCCGACCGGATCGCGGTGATGTGCCGCGGCCGGCTGGTCGAGATGGCGCCGCGTGAGGTGCTCTTCAAGAATCCGATGCATCCCTACACGCAGGGTCTGTTGCGGGCCGTGCCGGACCCCAATCCGGACCGGCAGCTGGATTTCGCCCGGCTGATGGACGAGAAGGCATCGAACCCGGCCCTCTGGCCCATGCCGTTCACCGATGACGGCAGCGTCGATGCCGTATTCCACGACCTCGGCGACGGCCATATCGTCCGGGCGCGGGAAGACGCCTCCTTCGGCAGGAGCGCCGCATGA
- a CDS encoding glycosyltransferase family 4 protein, translated as MTDHVAFYAPLKPPSHPTPSGDRRFARLLLQALRRAGFDARTASTLRSRNPDGDTEFQRRLEKRADTIVDRLLQRYRDDRPAVWLTYHVYYKAPDLLGPPVARALNIPYVIAEASRAARRADGPWQRGHALTDEALRQADLILQPNPKDLPEVTAFLGPGAPVVRLPPFLDAGRETRERRHRGRYRSEFAAHFGLNPDRPWLISTGMMRPGAKRESYRVLARAIGTLDRQDVHWLMVGDGPERPEIERDFSGDSRVRFTGALPARALSQLNAAADLFVWPAIDEAFGMAPLEAQAAGLPVVLGDRPGTRAMVRPDETGLLTPEGDPDALRLAVRSLLDAPERLAAMSDAAHRHVMENHDIAGAAERLRTCLQPLIDGRNR; from the coding sequence ATGACCGATCATGTCGCCTTCTACGCCCCACTGAAACCGCCGAGCCATCCGACACCATCCGGAGACCGGCGATTTGCCAGGCTGCTGCTGCAGGCTCTGCGCCGGGCAGGGTTCGATGCCCGGACGGCCAGCACCCTGCGCAGCCGAAATCCCGACGGAGATACCGAGTTCCAACGGCGTCTGGAGAAACGGGCGGACACAATCGTCGACCGCCTGTTGCAGCGCTACCGCGACGATCGCCCGGCCGTCTGGCTCACCTATCACGTCTATTACAAGGCACCGGACCTTCTGGGACCGCCGGTCGCCAGGGCCCTGAACATCCCCTATGTCATTGCCGAAGCGAGCCGCGCGGCCCGGCGCGCCGATGGTCCCTGGCAACGCGGTCATGCACTGACCGATGAGGCGCTGAGACAGGCCGACCTCATTCTGCAGCCGAACCCGAAAGACCTGCCGGAGGTGACGGCGTTTCTGGGTCCGGGCGCCCCTGTCGTGCGCCTCCCGCCGTTTCTCGATGCCGGGCGCGAAACCCGGGAACGGCGGCACCGCGGGCGATACCGCTCGGAATTCGCAGCGCACTTCGGCCTGAACCCGGATCGGCCCTGGCTGATATCGACCGGCATGATGCGGCCCGGGGCCAAACGGGAATCCTACCGCGTTCTTGCCCGGGCGATCGGCACTCTGGACCGCCAGGACGTCCACTGGCTCATGGTCGGGGACGGCCCGGAACGGCCGGAAATCGAACGGGATTTCAGCGGCGACAGCCGCGTCCGGTTCACCGGCGCACTGCCTGCCCGGGCGTTATCGCAACTGAACGCGGCCGCGGACCTGTTTGTCTGGCCCGCCATCGACGAAGCCTTCGGCATGGCCCCGCTGGAAGCACAGGCCGCCGGCCTGCCGGTCGTGCTGGGCGATCGGCCCGGTACCCGCGCCATGGTTCGGCCGGACGAGACCGGACTGCTGACTCCCGAAGGCGATCCGGATGCCCTGCGACTGGCTGTCCGCAGCCTGCTCGACGCGCCGGAACGCCTTGCGGCAATGTCCGACGCGGCCCATCGTCATGTCATGGAGAACCACGATATCGCCGGGGCTGCAGAGCGCCTTCGGACATGTCTGCAGCCCTTGATCGACGGGCGGAACCGATGA
- a CDS encoding glycosyltransferase family 4 protein: MSDPVAFVLKGYPRLSETFIAQEILGLERRGLDIRLVSLRHPTDKATHPIHREIRAPVLYLPEYLHQEPLRVLRGVRAARRMPGYSAARQAWLRDLKRDPTRNRIRRWGQACVLAEELPPGVGRLHFHFLHTPASVTRYAAILRGLPWSGSAHAKDIWTSPDWEIREKLAEMDWLVTCTASGADHLRGLADDPERVALQYHGIDLTRFAPPPSDIGSKGSPVTILSVGRAVPKKGYDDLIAALAALPQDLNWRLVHIGGGALLKQLKEQARDAGIGDRIDWRGALPQEAVLAALRSADVFVLASKIAADGDRDGLPNVLMEAQSQGLATVATAVSAIPELIDADRTGLLVPPGDPDALAQALERVLRDPDLRRALGQAGADRVRAHFDAERELDSLARRFGLPGPADTEAL, encoded by the coding sequence ATGTCCGATCCTGTCGCGTTCGTTCTTAAAGGCTATCCGCGCCTGTCCGAGACCTTTATCGCCCAGGAAATCCTGGGCCTGGAGCGCCGTGGGCTGGACATAAGGCTGGTGTCCCTGCGTCACCCCACCGACAAGGCGACGCATCCGATTCATCGCGAAATCCGGGCGCCGGTTCTGTATCTGCCGGAATACCTGCATCAGGAGCCGCTGCGCGTCCTGCGCGGTGTGCGCGCGGCGCGGCGAATGCCGGGCTATTCTGCAGCGCGGCAGGCCTGGCTGAGGGACTTGAAGCGCGACCCGACACGCAACCGGATCCGGCGCTGGGGCCAGGCCTGCGTCCTTGCCGAAGAACTGCCGCCGGGCGTCGGGCGCCTGCACTTCCATTTCCTGCACACCCCGGCCTCTGTCACGCGTTATGCCGCCATTCTGCGCGGCCTGCCGTGGAGTGGATCGGCCCATGCGAAGGATATCTGGACGTCGCCCGATTGGGAAATCCGCGAGAAGCTGGCGGAGATGGATTGGCTGGTAACCTGCACCGCCAGCGGCGCCGACCATTTGCGCGGGTTGGCCGACGATCCGGAACGGGTCGCGCTGCAGTATCACGGAATCGACCTCACACGCTTCGCGCCTCCTCCCTCCGACATAGGGTCAAAGGGCAGTCCCGTCACGATCCTGTCCGTCGGCCGCGCCGTTCCGAAAAAGGGCTATGACGACCTGATCGCCGCGCTGGCGGCGCTGCCGCAGGACCTCAACTGGCGTCTGGTCCATATCGGTGGCGGCGCCCTGCTGAAACAGTTGAAGGAACAGGCGCGCGACGCCGGTATCGGCGACCGCATCGACTGGCGGGGCGCCCTGCCTCAGGAGGCGGTGCTGGCCGCCCTGCGGTCGGCTGATGTTTTCGTCCTGGCAAGCAAGATTGCCGCCGACGGCGACCGGGACGGCCTGCCGAATGTGCTGATGGAAGCACAGAGCCAGGGTCTGGCGACGGTTGCGACAGCGGTCTCCGCCATTCCGGAACTGATCGACGCGGACCGGACCGGGCTTCTGGTACCACCGGGCGATCCCGATGCCCTGGCCCAGGCGCTGGAGCGGGTTCTGCGTGATCCGGACCTGCGCCGGGCACTGGGCCAGGCCGGCGCCGACCGTGTCCGGGCGCATTTCGATGCGGAGCGGGAGCTGGACAGCCTGGCGCGCCGTTTCGGACTGCCGGGGCCTGCGGATACCGAGGCATTGTGA
- a CDS encoding PH domain-containing protein, giving the protein MKTLQFDRGALIRDALRGIAGLAATAGPALLVEDILRPIEIVCWGLAAIFAVFLLRTGLRHKTEIHLSEDAIAVSNPLRRRSLQWSDLTAVRLSYYASARSRQGSGILSLTLRGKGTKIVVESSLREFDRLAEFVAGLCTRQGIDVDPATMHNFEAMGAPIRR; this is encoded by the coding sequence ATGAAAACGCTGCAATTCGACCGCGGCGCCCTGATCCGGGACGCCCTGCGCGGGATTGCCGGACTGGCGGCGACCGCGGGGCCGGCGCTGCTGGTGGAGGATATTCTGCGCCCGATAGAAATCGTCTGCTGGGGTCTGGCGGCGATTTTTGCGGTCTTTTTGCTGCGCACCGGCCTGCGCCACAAAACGGAAATCCATCTGTCGGAAGATGCGATCGCCGTATCCAACCCCCTGCGACGGCGCAGTCTGCAGTGGTCGGACCTGACCGCCGTCCGGCTGTCCTACTATGCATCGGCGCGGTCACGGCAGGGCAGCGGCATCCTGTCCCTGACCTTGCGGGGGAAGGGCACGAAAATCGTTGTCGAGTCTTCGCTCAGGGAGTTTGATAGGCTCGCGGAGTTCGTGGCGGGTCTGTGTACCCGGCAGGGCATCGACGTCGATCCCGCGACGATGCACAATTTCGAGGCAATGGGAGCGCCGATCCGACGGTAG